The sequence GCAATGGATAAACCATTGCTTTCGAGAGTCATTTTACATTGCATGAAGATTCACGCCTGTAGGAATCAATTGGTTTTTCATAGGACAGTAACCATAATAAAATTAATACAATAACAAATATAATAAATATATACAGTAATGGTGTAATCCACATAAATATTTGAAATACTTCAATTTATTAGATCAATCTTAATAAAACGTATAAAAAAATAATGAATTTATGGTAAATCCAAAATGAGACTTTTTACGAATATATGTGAAATGCCAACTTAGAGGGAGTCCTCACTTACATCTGCGATTAATACAAATCACCAGATAATCACCAGAGAGATAATGTGTAGAGCGAACTAATAGAGAAAAAACCTATGTTGAGAGTATTAATTGTGCTTTTGAACGATCAGAAGCTACCAGGAAAGTTATGCGGTAAAAGATCTTAAAATAGGTAAAAACAGACCTCAGAAAAAATAGTAAGGGCACCTGGAAAGGCGCCCTCAATTTGTTACTATCCTATGAAAACCCTATTTGAATACAAATGTAAGGGCATGTTATTTTTCTTTAAAATTTTCCGGGCACAATAACAAATCATTAACAAAGGCCCTGTACGCTAAGTCCTGAAAATGAAGCCAGTAGGTGGTTTTCAGGCACTCCCTGAGCGTAGGAAATCTGCATTTGTAAATTCGGCGCAAAGGTCCTCTGCTATTGGGTTTCAGCATAAACTGGCATAGCTATACTGTTAACTCACTTAAGTTTTTCGTAATTTGCTTGTATTTACTGCTCAAAAAAATATATATTTATTTTATATGATAAAAAATAACTTTTTAGCTGGTTAATCCGTTACACTTAAGTGAATGGCCCAAAGATTGCAGACTGTAAAATTGGAGAGAGGTCAAAATCACGTTATTTTGAATAGAAAATAGCTTCCATGCATATTTATCTAAGACTGTGACTTATTACCAAAAAATTTATATTTTTGCGACAACCGGAACAATGCTATTTTGATGCACAATAAAATATACAATTCTTTCATCGACAGGAAAGCAAAAGGACTCAAATCCTTTGCAGTTCTGATTGATCCGGATAAGGTAACTCCAGCAGGAGCAGCCGACCTGGCCGCTAAATGTACAGCAGCGAAGGTCGACTATATCTTTCTTGGGGGTAGCCTTGTGATTACCTCTCATCTAGACGAGTGTGTACAACAGTTGAAAGCCAACTGTGATATACCAGTAGTTTTGTTTCCCGGCAGCCCTTCCCAGGTTTCCCGCTATGCAGATGCGCTGTTATATTTATCCTTAATCTCAGGCCGTAATCCGGAATTACTCATTGGTCAGCACGTTATATCGGCACCCGCCGTGAAGAAGAGCGGACTGGAAGTGATTTCCACTGGTTACATGGTCGTAGATGGAGGTGCACCTACAACCGTATCCTACATCAGTAACACTACTCCGATTCCCGCAGACAAAGACGACATTGCCATGTGTACCGCCATCGCCGGCGAAATGCTCGGCCTCAAAGTAGTCTATATGGACGCTGGTAGCGGAGCCCGTAAACCTATTACTGAAAGTATGATTGCCCGTGTGGCAAGCCAGGTGAGTGCCCCAATCATTGTGGGCGGTGGTATCCGGGATGCTGAAAAAGCCTATCTGAACTGTAAAGCTGGCGCCGACATCATCGTAGTCGGAAACGCTATTGAAAAAGATGCTTCTTTAATCAAGGAAATTGCAGATGCTGTCCATGCAGCACCTGTTTTAAGATAATAGTTCCTGCAACTAAAAAAACTAAAGTCCCCTCTCCTGAGGGGACTTTTTGTTGTATTTCTAAGTTTTAAACCTGTGCTGTCTTTTCTGAAAATGGCTTTCATGCCCGTTGGAGAATTTCCATTTTCATGATTGTTTTATTTAGAGACTCATCATCTCCTTGAATTTCACGGCCTGCCTTCTGCTCACCTCTATCTTTTCACCCCCACGCATTTCCAGCAATAACCCGCCGTTGAAGTAAGTATCTATCTTTTCTATCATCCGCAGATTCACAATGTGCTTACGGTTTGCACGGAAAAATGTCCTTTCGTCCAGACGCTCTTCCAGCGCATTTAATGATTTCAGGATCAATGGCTTATTAGTTTCAAAGTACACCCGTGCATAGTTGCCCACACTCTCAAAGAGACGGATTTCCTGCAACTTCACAAACCAGCAACGATCTCCGTCTTTTACAAATACCTGGTCGTTTTCTGATAGAATAGTTCTGATCGCGCCTACTTCGGCCTGTCTTTCCTTTTCTTCCTGCTGATGCAGTTTCTGTATGGCATCGGCCAGCCTTTTGGGTTCTACCGGCTTCAGCAGGTAATCCAGGGCGTTATACTCAAATGCTTTCAGCGCGTGTTCGTCGTATGCTGTGGTGAAAATAACCTGGGGAGCTTTCTCCAGCTCAGCCAGTAAGTCAAAACCAGTTTTGTCAGGCATCTGGATATCCAGGAACAGGAGGTCCGGATGCAGGGTTTCGATCTTTTCCAGACCATCTTTTGCATTCACCGCTTCTCCTACCACCACAATCTCCGGATGGTCTGCCAGCAGCTTTTTGAGCTCACTTCTGGCCAGTCTTTCATCGTCAATAATTAAAGCTTTTTTCATGAGCAGTTGCTTGTTTTGATCGCTGCGCGCTAGTATAAATCTAAGAATTTTTTCAAAAAGTGGGTTATACCAATGGCATTACCACCTTTACCTCTACCATCTCTCCATCCTTGTTGTAAATATTGAAAGACGCCCTGCTGCCAAACAGCATACTCAACCTTTGTCTCGTACTCTGTATTCCAAATCCAAATCCCGGACCTGAGGCAGACAGTTGTCCTGTGTTTTCAATCGTTATCTCATGCTGCATATTTTTTACATGAGACGCAATCAGCACCGTTCCACCTGTGATAATCCTTGAAATCCCATGTTTGATCGCATTTTCCACCAGCGTTTGCAACATCATAGGGGGAATAGGCAATTCCAGGGTTTCCGGATCGATATCATATTCCACTTTCAATCTTTCTTCAAACCGGATGGTTTCCAATGCCAGGTAATCTTTCACAATACTCAACTCATTTTCCAGGCTCACAGTCTCCGCTTTTTCCACCTGCATGGAGCTCCGGAGTATGTTCGACAACTCTGTGATGGCCGTTCTGGCCCTTTGTGGGTTTTCATCTACCAATGCCCTGATACTGTTGAGCGCGTTAAAGATAAAATGTGGATTTAGCTGTGACTTGATGGTTTTCAATTCCAGCTCCTTCACCGTACTTTCCAGCTTCAACTTATCTACCTGGGTATTTCTGCTCCGGTCTATATAGTGCCACACAAAATAAATGAGCCACCAGATAGCCGTGATCAAAAAGATCGGTAAGAGGAAATTCACTGTTTTCAGATCTGTAAATGCCCGCTGCTGGCCCAGATCCCGGAATAAATTGCCAACGGCAATATTACCCACATAGATGATAACCCCGGCACCTACCGTCAATCCAAAAAATAACAGCATCTGGCTCTCAAAACTATATTGGAACCAGTTGATACGCTGCAGAATACTCCGGAGTAAATGGGTGGCCACCAGACCAAAAAATATAATGAGCAGCAGGTTGATAGTGTAGGACCTGTCTATACTTCCCTGGTAAGAATAGGCGAAGAATATATTCACAACAAAATAAGCAGCCCATCCAGCTATCTGACACCACCAATATTTTGATATTCGTTTAAACATCTATTTGAAATTAATAAACAACTGCTACATTTCAAAAATACCTCAGCGGCTGTAGCCCAACACCCTCCTGATATACCATATTTACTTCCGGCAAGATAGCAGGGGAGTTTTTTGAAAATAATCCAACCTCCTCCTGAATACCACATTCCCTTCCCACAAAGCAACAGGGGATTTTCCAATAATTATCCACCCACTCCTGAAATACCGCATTCCCTTCCCACAAAGCAGCAAGGGATTTTCCGATAATTATCCCCCACTCCTGAAATACCAAATTCCTTCCCACAAAGCAGCAGGGGAATTTTTCTGATAAATCAGCGGATATCTTCTATTTCAAAAATACCATTAGCCAGTGGTATACTGCAACAGGTGCAGATGTACGGATTTCTGCAAGGCCAAATGGTTGTATGTGCTGATTATTGGCAAATGAATTGCTAAGTGCATACACACATTATTTATCGTACTTTTGTTTATTAAAATCCTGCATCCAACAGATATGAATATTACGCCGGGCCCATTGCTGGGCAACATCCAAACCCCTGCTGATTTGCGGAAGCTTAGTAAAGAACAACTGCATGAGGTAAGTGAAGAACTCCGCCAATTCATTATTGACGTGGTAAGCGTGCATGGTGGCCACTTTGCGGCCAGCCTGGGCGTTGTAGAACTTTCAGTAGCCCTGCACTATGTATTCAATACTCCCTATGATCAGCTGGTATGGGATGTAGGTCATCAGGCATATGGACACAAAATCCTTACCGGCAGAAGGGATGTGTTCTATACCAACCGAAAATACCACGGTATCAGTGGTTTCCCAAAAAGAGATGAAAGCCCCTACGACACCTTTGGCGTAGGTCACTCCTCCACTTCCCTTTCCGCAGCCCTGGGTATGGCCATCGCTTCCAAGTTCAAAGGAGAAACCGACCGCCAGCATATTGCTGTGATCGGTGATGGCGCTATGACCGCTGGTATGGCCTTCGAAGCCCTCAACCACGCAGGCGTAGCCAATGCCAACG is a genomic window of Chitinophaga sp. LS1 containing:
- a CDS encoding geranylgeranylglyceryl/heptaprenylglyceryl phosphate synthase, giving the protein MHNKIYNSFIDRKAKGLKSFAVLIDPDKVTPAGAADLAAKCTAAKVDYIFLGGSLVITSHLDECVQQLKANCDIPVVLFPGSPSQVSRYADALLYLSLISGRNPELLIGQHVISAPAVKKSGLEVISTGYMVVDGGAPTTVSYISNTTPIPADKDDIAMCTAIAGEMLGLKVVYMDAGSGARKPITESMIARVASQVSAPIIVGGGIRDAEKAYLNCKAGADIIVVGNAIEKDASLIKEIADAVHAAPVLR
- a CDS encoding LytR/AlgR family response regulator transcription factor, which produces MKKALIIDDERLARSELKKLLADHPEIVVVGEAVNAKDGLEKIETLHPDLLFLDIQMPDKTGFDLLAELEKAPQVIFTTAYDEHALKAFEYNALDYLLKPVEPKRLADAIQKLHQQEEKERQAEVGAIRTILSENDQVFVKDGDRCWFVKLQEIRLFESVGNYARVYFETNKPLILKSLNALEERLDERTFFRANRKHIVNLRMIEKIDTYFNGGLLLEMRGGEKIEVSRRQAVKFKEMMSL
- a CDS encoding sensor histidine kinase, whose translation is MFKRISKYWWCQIAGWAAYFVVNIFFAYSYQGSIDRSYTINLLLIIFFGLVATHLLRSILQRINWFQYSFESQMLLFFGLTVGAGVIIYVGNIAVGNLFRDLGQQRAFTDLKTVNFLLPIFLITAIWWLIYFVWHYIDRSRNTQVDKLKLESTVKELELKTIKSQLNPHFIFNALNSIRALVDENPQRARTAITELSNILRSSMQVEKAETVSLENELSIVKDYLALETIRFEERLKVEYDIDPETLELPIPPMMLQTLVENAIKHGISRIITGGTVLIASHVKNMQHEITIENTGQLSASGPGFGFGIQSTRQRLSMLFGSRASFNIYNKDGEMVEVKVVMPLV